One Fundulus heteroclitus isolate FHET01 chromosome 1, MU-UCD_Fhet_4.1, whole genome shotgun sequence genomic window carries:
- the arhgap4b gene encoding SLIT-ROBO Rho GTPase-activating protein 3 isoform X2: MMTSHGKLRREKGSLAEYESQIKDLRAQLTDQIKILDSQVEVKQQQLSDLSEFLRRRGDIETEYARALDKLTERFTHKTKKKEQWGQSVCQVWSVLLTQTRLESREHAALGDTCFNTLTQSLTHSTEDTHRLHKKSKEVGIQLQEELLKVTTELQAALKTYNQYHTDCLIAEGKLKEAERLEERHTGKSADLGPGPLAGQRRSSVKKMERLMEKRHGRVQETQLKCTKARNDYLLNLAASNAAMNKYYLQDVSTLIDCCDLGFHLSVERVMKCYLASRWRIQKTEETGLKQLETAVTSLDQSGDRDALLQQHDAAFCLPFRFNYHPHEGDQVCEVSAESQVRYELETRFQQLQSRLAAVTLETEEISKTLKATLVALLDSMCDGECNPSPDLSTSVSHELPGGSTAPKLTLAKRRANQQETETYYFTKVKEFLNSSSLASKLQAKHDLLQDAIQKAEAVDSDPSRRRRRMSRTQSSGQQIPVVVESCIRFINLHGLHHEGIFRVPGSQRELNHIRDAFERGEDPLSDSECDLDSVAGVLKLYFRGLEPPLFPYESYSPLLECVQIEEETEKAVQIKAIVSAFPRPLLIVMRYLFAFLNHVSQYSDENMMQPYNLAVCFGPSLLRGLESDDAVARQPQVNDLVKTMILQHDIIFPGQSELPGPVYEKHMTLEQEYCEPITEEGDGEAEHLPSEDEWEAVALFDYVARSPAELSFKQGDPVILYTKASSDWWRGEVGGVKGLVPHKYISILEGSERGKRDEGRVGGGSTGNLTAEDPHTENTTRMRVNSDSASLPGRQRGSEGSPTRKPQASSATRHQIPVSQERRHTLDTVRQTSCRIPDKPPFAQAERPTIDKEMISRQMNSVFKELLSRQPPLPSATFPGPVPAAPPSSSSSSVAQAAPSSKKVFGLRRPGPFQSGGLR, from the exons ACCTGCGGGCCCAGCTGACAGACCAGATAAAGATTCTAGACTCCCAGGTTGAGGTGAAACAGCAGCAACTCTCCGACCTGTCAGAGTTTCTCCGGCGCCGGGGCGACATCGAGACTGAATATGCGCGGGCCCTTGACAAACTAACCGAGAGGTTCACTCACAAGACGAAAAA GAAGGAGCAGTGGGGTCAGTCCGTTTGTCAGGTCTGGTCCGTTTTGCTGACTCAGACCCGTCTGGAGAGCCGGGAGCACGCGGCGCTGGGGGACACCTGCTTCAACACGCTCACACAGAGCCTGACGCACAGCACGGAGGACACACACCGCCTGCACAAAAAG AGCAAAGAGGTGGGAATCcagctgcaggaggagctgcTAAAGGTCACCACTGAGCTGCAAGCG GCTCTGAAGACCTACAACCAGTACCACACAGACTGCCTGATAGCTGAGGGCAAGCTCAAAGAAGCCGAGCGGCTGGAGGAACGGCACACCGGCAAGTCGGCCGACCTCGGCCCCGGCCCGTTGGCCGGGCAGCGGCGAAGCTCCGTCAAGAAGATGGAACGGTTAATGGAAAAG agGCATGGAAGAGTGCAGGAGACCCAGCTGAAGTGTACAAAGGCTCGGAATGACTACCTGCTGAATCTAGCTGCCTCCAATGCGGCCATGAACAAGTACTACCTGCAGGATGTCAGCACTCTCATCGAC TGCTGTGACCTTGGCTTCCATCTGTCCGTGGAGCGGGTGATGAAGTGctacctggccagtaggtggcgcaTTCAGAAAACAGAGGAGACAGGCCTGAAACAGCTAGAAACCGCCGTGACATCCCTGGACCAGAGTGGAGACAGGGATGCGTTGCTGCAGCAACATGATGCTGCGTTCTGCCTTCCGTTCCGATTCAACTATCACCCACATGAGGGAGACCAG gTGTGCGAGGTGAGCGCGGAGAGCCAGGTGAGGTACGAACTCGAAACCCGGTTCCAGCAGCTTCAGTCCCGACTGGCTGCCGTCACCTTGGAAACAGAGGAG ATAAGCAAAACGCTTAAAGCCACACTTGTAGCCCTGCTGGACTCCATGTGCGATGGCGAGTGCAACCCCTCCCCCGACCTGTCCACCAGCGTATCGCACGAGCTCCCTGGAGGAAGCACCGCCCCAAAACTTACTCTGGCCAAGCGTCGAGCCAATCAGCAAGAGACAGAGACTTACTACTTTACA aaagtaAAGGAGTTCCTAAACAGCAGCTCTCTGGCCTCCAAACTTCAAGCCAAACATGATCTTCTACAAGATGCCATACAGAAAG CGGAGGCCGTCGACAGCGACCCTTCCAG AAGAAGAAGGCGCATGTCTCGGACACAG AGCTCTGGGCAGCAGATTCCTGTGGTGGTTGAGAGCTGCATTCGTTTCATAAACCTCCATG GCCTCCACCATGAGGGAATTTTCCGAGTCCCTGGTTCACAGAGGGAGCTGAACCACATCAGAGATGCATTTGAGAGAG GAGAGGATCCTCTGTCAGACAGTGAGTGTGACCTGGACTCCGTAGCTGGTGTGCTAAAGCTGTATTTCAGGGGGCTTGAGCCTCCTCTGTTCCCCTACGAGAGCTACTCTCCACTCCTGGAGTGTGTCC AAATTGAAGAGGAGACTGAGAAAGCTGTCCAGATTAAAGCCATCGTTTCCGCTTTTCCACGACCTCTCCTCATCGTGATGCGCTACCTTTTCGCTTTCCTCAATCA tgtGTCTCAGTACAGTGACGAGAACATGATGCAGCCCTACAACTTGGCAGTTTGTTTTGGGCCGAGCCTCCTGAGAGGACTGGAGTCTGATGATGCCGTTGCTAGGCAGCCACAAGTTAATGACCTTGTTAAAACCATGATCCTTCAGCATGACATCATCTTCCCTGGCCAATCAGAACTGCCGGGTCCTGTTTATGAGAAGCACATGACACTGGAGCAGGAGTACTG TGAGCCAATCACGGAGGAGGGAGACGGAGAGGCCGAGCATCTGCCCAGTGAGGATG AGTGGGAGGCAGTGGCATTGTTCGACTATGTGGCCAGATCCCCAGCAGAGCTCTCCTTCAAGCAGGGAGATCCTGTTATCCTTTACACCAAGGCCTCTTCTGACTGGTGGAGAGGCGAAGTTGGAGGAGTTAAGGGTCTAGTCCCTCACAAGTACATCAGCATACTCGAGGG gtcAGAGCGAGGGAAGAGAGATGAAGGTAGAGTAGGCGGAGGCAGCACTGGAAACCTAACAGCAGAAGATCCGCACACGGAAAACACAACAag GATGCGGGTAAACAGCGATAGTGCTTCGTTGCCAGGGAGACAGAGAGGAAGCGAGGGGAGCCCGACTCGAAAGCCACAAGCGTCCTCTGCCACAAGACACCAAATACCTGT GTCTCAGGAACGAAGACACACTTTGGACACCGTAAGACAGACCAGCTGCAGAATCCCAGACAAACCACCGTTTGCTCAAGCAGAAAGACCAACAATCGACAAG GAGATGATCAGCCGTCAGATGAACTCCGTGTTTAAGGAGCTCCTGTCCCGTCAGCCTCCCTTGCCCTCCGCCACCTTCCCCGGCCCTGTGCCCGCggctcctccttcctcctcgtCTTCCTCGGTCGCTCAAGCTGCCCCCTCGTCTAAAAAAGTGTTTGGTCTCCGAAGGCCGGGCCCTTTTCAGTCTGGTGGGCTGAGATGA
- the arhgap4b gene encoding rho GTPase-activating protein 4 isoform X3 yields MMTSHGKLRREKGSLAEYESQIKDLRAQLTDQIKILDSQVEVKQQQLSDLSEFLRRRGDIETEYARALDKLTERFTHKTKKKEQWGQSVCQVWSVLLTQTRLESREHAALGDTCFNTLTQSLTHSTEDTHRLHKKSKEVGIQLQEELLKVTTELQAALKTYNQYHTDCLIAEGKLKEAERLEERHTGKSADLGPGPLAGQRRSSVKKMERLMEKRHGRVQETQLKCTKARNDYLLNLAASNAAMNKYYLQDVSTLIDCCDLGFHLSVERVMKCYLASRWRIQKTEETGLKQLETAVTSLDQSGDRDALLQQHDAAFCLPFRFNYHPHEGDQVCEVSAESQVRYELETRFQQLQSRLAAVTLETEEISKTLKATLVALLDSMCDGECNPSPDLSTSVSHELPGGSTAPKLTLAKRRANQQETETYYFTKVKEFLNSSSLASKLQAKHDLLQDAIQKAEAVDSDPSRMQCTTRSVRVRKSRPVSQFCHTLFTTDILSYIESSGQQIPVVVESCIRFINLHGLHHEGIFRVPGSQRELNHIRDAFERGEDPLSDSECDLDSVAGVLKLYFRGLEPPLFPYESYSPLLECVQIEEETEKAVQIKAIVSAFPRPLLIVMRYLFAFLNHVSQYSDENMMQPYNLAVCFGPSLLRGLESDDAVARQPQVNDLVKTMILQHDIIFPGQSELPGPVYEKHMTLEQEYCEPITEEGDGEAEHLPSEDEWEAVALFDYVARSPAELSFKQGDPVILYTKASSDWWRGEVGGVKGLVPHKYISILEGSERGKRDEGRVGGGSTGNLTAEDPHTENTTRSQERRHTLDTVRQTSCRIPDKPPFAQAERPTIDKEMISRQMNSVFKELLSRQPPLPSATFPGPVPAAPPSSSSSSVAQAAPSSKKVFGLRRPGPFQSGGLR; encoded by the exons ACCTGCGGGCCCAGCTGACAGACCAGATAAAGATTCTAGACTCCCAGGTTGAGGTGAAACAGCAGCAACTCTCCGACCTGTCAGAGTTTCTCCGGCGCCGGGGCGACATCGAGACTGAATATGCGCGGGCCCTTGACAAACTAACCGAGAGGTTCACTCACAAGACGAAAAA GAAGGAGCAGTGGGGTCAGTCCGTTTGTCAGGTCTGGTCCGTTTTGCTGACTCAGACCCGTCTGGAGAGCCGGGAGCACGCGGCGCTGGGGGACACCTGCTTCAACACGCTCACACAGAGCCTGACGCACAGCACGGAGGACACACACCGCCTGCACAAAAAG AGCAAAGAGGTGGGAATCcagctgcaggaggagctgcTAAAGGTCACCACTGAGCTGCAAGCG GCTCTGAAGACCTACAACCAGTACCACACAGACTGCCTGATAGCTGAGGGCAAGCTCAAAGAAGCCGAGCGGCTGGAGGAACGGCACACCGGCAAGTCGGCCGACCTCGGCCCCGGCCCGTTGGCCGGGCAGCGGCGAAGCTCCGTCAAGAAGATGGAACGGTTAATGGAAAAG agGCATGGAAGAGTGCAGGAGACCCAGCTGAAGTGTACAAAGGCTCGGAATGACTACCTGCTGAATCTAGCTGCCTCCAATGCGGCCATGAACAAGTACTACCTGCAGGATGTCAGCACTCTCATCGAC TGCTGTGACCTTGGCTTCCATCTGTCCGTGGAGCGGGTGATGAAGTGctacctggccagtaggtggcgcaTTCAGAAAACAGAGGAGACAGGCCTGAAACAGCTAGAAACCGCCGTGACATCCCTGGACCAGAGTGGAGACAGGGATGCGTTGCTGCAGCAACATGATGCTGCGTTCTGCCTTCCGTTCCGATTCAACTATCACCCACATGAGGGAGACCAG gTGTGCGAGGTGAGCGCGGAGAGCCAGGTGAGGTACGAACTCGAAACCCGGTTCCAGCAGCTTCAGTCCCGACTGGCTGCCGTCACCTTGGAAACAGAGGAG ATAAGCAAAACGCTTAAAGCCACACTTGTAGCCCTGCTGGACTCCATGTGCGATGGCGAGTGCAACCCCTCCCCCGACCTGTCCACCAGCGTATCGCACGAGCTCCCTGGAGGAAGCACCGCCCCAAAACTTACTCTGGCCAAGCGTCGAGCCAATCAGCAAGAGACAGAGACTTACTACTTTACA aaagtaAAGGAGTTCCTAAACAGCAGCTCTCTGGCCTCCAAACTTCAAGCCAAACATGATCTTCTACAAGATGCCATACAGAAAG CGGAGGCCGTCGACAGCGACCCTTCCAG AATGCAATGTACTACTCGGTCAGTCCGTGTTCGGAAGTCCAGGCCAGTTTCCCAATTCTGCCACACACTCTTCACCACAGACATACTCTCCTACATAGAG AGCTCTGGGCAGCAGATTCCTGTGGTGGTTGAGAGCTGCATTCGTTTCATAAACCTCCATG GCCTCCACCATGAGGGAATTTTCCGAGTCCCTGGTTCACAGAGGGAGCTGAACCACATCAGAGATGCATTTGAGAGAG GAGAGGATCCTCTGTCAGACAGTGAGTGTGACCTGGACTCCGTAGCTGGTGTGCTAAAGCTGTATTTCAGGGGGCTTGAGCCTCCTCTGTTCCCCTACGAGAGCTACTCTCCACTCCTGGAGTGTGTCC AAATTGAAGAGGAGACTGAGAAAGCTGTCCAGATTAAAGCCATCGTTTCCGCTTTTCCACGACCTCTCCTCATCGTGATGCGCTACCTTTTCGCTTTCCTCAATCA tgtGTCTCAGTACAGTGACGAGAACATGATGCAGCCCTACAACTTGGCAGTTTGTTTTGGGCCGAGCCTCCTGAGAGGACTGGAGTCTGATGATGCCGTTGCTAGGCAGCCACAAGTTAATGACCTTGTTAAAACCATGATCCTTCAGCATGACATCATCTTCCCTGGCCAATCAGAACTGCCGGGTCCTGTTTATGAGAAGCACATGACACTGGAGCAGGAGTACTG TGAGCCAATCACGGAGGAGGGAGACGGAGAGGCCGAGCATCTGCCCAGTGAGGATG AGTGGGAGGCAGTGGCATTGTTCGACTATGTGGCCAGATCCCCAGCAGAGCTCTCCTTCAAGCAGGGAGATCCTGTTATCCTTTACACCAAGGCCTCTTCTGACTGGTGGAGAGGCGAAGTTGGAGGAGTTAAGGGTCTAGTCCCTCACAAGTACATCAGCATACTCGAGGG gtcAGAGCGAGGGAAGAGAGATGAAGGTAGAGTAGGCGGAGGCAGCACTGGAAACCTAACAGCAGAAGATCCGCACACGGAAAACACAACAag GTCTCAGGAACGAAGACACACTTTGGACACCGTAAGACAGACCAGCTGCAGAATCCCAGACAAACCACCGTTTGCTCAAGCAGAAAGACCAACAATCGACAAG GAGATGATCAGCCGTCAGATGAACTCCGTGTTTAAGGAGCTCCTGTCCCGTCAGCCTCCCTTGCCCTCCGCCACCTTCCCCGGCCCTGTGCCCGCggctcctccttcctcctcgtCTTCCTCGGTCGCTCAAGCTGCCCCCTCGTCTAAAAAAGTGTTTGGTCTCCGAAGGCCGGGCCCTTTTCAGTCTGGTGGGCTGAGATGA
- the arhgap4b gene encoding SLIT-ROBO Rho GTPase-activating protein 3 isoform X1 has translation MMTSHGKLRREKGSLAEYESQIKDLRAQLTDQIKILDSQVEVKQQQLSDLSEFLRRRGDIETEYARALDKLTERFTHKTKKKEQWGQSVCQVWSVLLTQTRLESREHAALGDTCFNTLTQSLTHSTEDTHRLHKKSKEVGIQLQEELLKVTTELQAALKTYNQYHTDCLIAEGKLKEAERLEERHTGKSADLGPGPLAGQRRSSVKKMERLMEKRHGRVQETQLKCTKARNDYLLNLAASNAAMNKYYLQDVSTLIDCCDLGFHLSVERVMKCYLASRWRIQKTEETGLKQLETAVTSLDQSGDRDALLQQHDAAFCLPFRFNYHPHEGDQVCEVSAESQVRYELETRFQQLQSRLAAVTLETEEISKTLKATLVALLDSMCDGECNPSPDLSTSVSHELPGGSTAPKLTLAKRRANQQETETYYFTKVKEFLNSSSLASKLQAKHDLLQDAIQKAEAVDSDPSRMQCTTRSVRVRKSRPVSQFCHTLFTTDILSYIESSGQQIPVVVESCIRFINLHGLHHEGIFRVPGSQRELNHIRDAFERGEDPLSDSECDLDSVAGVLKLYFRGLEPPLFPYESYSPLLECVQIEEETEKAVQIKAIVSAFPRPLLIVMRYLFAFLNHVSQYSDENMMQPYNLAVCFGPSLLRGLESDDAVARQPQVNDLVKTMILQHDIIFPGQSELPGPVYEKHMTLEQEYCEPITEEGDGEAEHLPSEDEWEAVALFDYVARSPAELSFKQGDPVILYTKASSDWWRGEVGGVKGLVPHKYISILEGSERGKRDEGRVGGGSTGNLTAEDPHTENTTRMRVNSDSASLPGRQRGSEGSPTRKPQASSATRHQIPVSQERRHTLDTVRQTSCRIPDKPPFAQAERPTIDKEMISRQMNSVFKELLSRQPPLPSATFPGPVPAAPPSSSSSSVAQAAPSSKKVFGLRRPGPFQSGGLR, from the exons ACCTGCGGGCCCAGCTGACAGACCAGATAAAGATTCTAGACTCCCAGGTTGAGGTGAAACAGCAGCAACTCTCCGACCTGTCAGAGTTTCTCCGGCGCCGGGGCGACATCGAGACTGAATATGCGCGGGCCCTTGACAAACTAACCGAGAGGTTCACTCACAAGACGAAAAA GAAGGAGCAGTGGGGTCAGTCCGTTTGTCAGGTCTGGTCCGTTTTGCTGACTCAGACCCGTCTGGAGAGCCGGGAGCACGCGGCGCTGGGGGACACCTGCTTCAACACGCTCACACAGAGCCTGACGCACAGCACGGAGGACACACACCGCCTGCACAAAAAG AGCAAAGAGGTGGGAATCcagctgcaggaggagctgcTAAAGGTCACCACTGAGCTGCAAGCG GCTCTGAAGACCTACAACCAGTACCACACAGACTGCCTGATAGCTGAGGGCAAGCTCAAAGAAGCCGAGCGGCTGGAGGAACGGCACACCGGCAAGTCGGCCGACCTCGGCCCCGGCCCGTTGGCCGGGCAGCGGCGAAGCTCCGTCAAGAAGATGGAACGGTTAATGGAAAAG agGCATGGAAGAGTGCAGGAGACCCAGCTGAAGTGTACAAAGGCTCGGAATGACTACCTGCTGAATCTAGCTGCCTCCAATGCGGCCATGAACAAGTACTACCTGCAGGATGTCAGCACTCTCATCGAC TGCTGTGACCTTGGCTTCCATCTGTCCGTGGAGCGGGTGATGAAGTGctacctggccagtaggtggcgcaTTCAGAAAACAGAGGAGACAGGCCTGAAACAGCTAGAAACCGCCGTGACATCCCTGGACCAGAGTGGAGACAGGGATGCGTTGCTGCAGCAACATGATGCTGCGTTCTGCCTTCCGTTCCGATTCAACTATCACCCACATGAGGGAGACCAG gTGTGCGAGGTGAGCGCGGAGAGCCAGGTGAGGTACGAACTCGAAACCCGGTTCCAGCAGCTTCAGTCCCGACTGGCTGCCGTCACCTTGGAAACAGAGGAG ATAAGCAAAACGCTTAAAGCCACACTTGTAGCCCTGCTGGACTCCATGTGCGATGGCGAGTGCAACCCCTCCCCCGACCTGTCCACCAGCGTATCGCACGAGCTCCCTGGAGGAAGCACCGCCCCAAAACTTACTCTGGCCAAGCGTCGAGCCAATCAGCAAGAGACAGAGACTTACTACTTTACA aaagtaAAGGAGTTCCTAAACAGCAGCTCTCTGGCCTCCAAACTTCAAGCCAAACATGATCTTCTACAAGATGCCATACAGAAAG CGGAGGCCGTCGACAGCGACCCTTCCAG AATGCAATGTACTACTCGGTCAGTCCGTGTTCGGAAGTCCAGGCCAGTTTCCCAATTCTGCCACACACTCTTCACCACAGACATACTCTCCTACATAGAG AGCTCTGGGCAGCAGATTCCTGTGGTGGTTGAGAGCTGCATTCGTTTCATAAACCTCCATG GCCTCCACCATGAGGGAATTTTCCGAGTCCCTGGTTCACAGAGGGAGCTGAACCACATCAGAGATGCATTTGAGAGAG GAGAGGATCCTCTGTCAGACAGTGAGTGTGACCTGGACTCCGTAGCTGGTGTGCTAAAGCTGTATTTCAGGGGGCTTGAGCCTCCTCTGTTCCCCTACGAGAGCTACTCTCCACTCCTGGAGTGTGTCC AAATTGAAGAGGAGACTGAGAAAGCTGTCCAGATTAAAGCCATCGTTTCCGCTTTTCCACGACCTCTCCTCATCGTGATGCGCTACCTTTTCGCTTTCCTCAATCA tgtGTCTCAGTACAGTGACGAGAACATGATGCAGCCCTACAACTTGGCAGTTTGTTTTGGGCCGAGCCTCCTGAGAGGACTGGAGTCTGATGATGCCGTTGCTAGGCAGCCACAAGTTAATGACCTTGTTAAAACCATGATCCTTCAGCATGACATCATCTTCCCTGGCCAATCAGAACTGCCGGGTCCTGTTTATGAGAAGCACATGACACTGGAGCAGGAGTACTG TGAGCCAATCACGGAGGAGGGAGACGGAGAGGCCGAGCATCTGCCCAGTGAGGATG AGTGGGAGGCAGTGGCATTGTTCGACTATGTGGCCAGATCCCCAGCAGAGCTCTCCTTCAAGCAGGGAGATCCTGTTATCCTTTACACCAAGGCCTCTTCTGACTGGTGGAGAGGCGAAGTTGGAGGAGTTAAGGGTCTAGTCCCTCACAAGTACATCAGCATACTCGAGGG gtcAGAGCGAGGGAAGAGAGATGAAGGTAGAGTAGGCGGAGGCAGCACTGGAAACCTAACAGCAGAAGATCCGCACACGGAAAACACAACAag GATGCGGGTAAACAGCGATAGTGCTTCGTTGCCAGGGAGACAGAGAGGAAGCGAGGGGAGCCCGACTCGAAAGCCACAAGCGTCCTCTGCCACAAGACACCAAATACCTGT GTCTCAGGAACGAAGACACACTTTGGACACCGTAAGACAGACCAGCTGCAGAATCCCAGACAAACCACCGTTTGCTCAAGCAGAAAGACCAACAATCGACAAG GAGATGATCAGCCGTCAGATGAACTCCGTGTTTAAGGAGCTCCTGTCCCGTCAGCCTCCCTTGCCCTCCGCCACCTTCCCCGGCCCTGTGCCCGCggctcctccttcctcctcgtCTTCCTCGGTCGCTCAAGCTGCCCCCTCGTCTAAAAAAGTGTTTGGTCTCCGAAGGCCGGGCCCTTTTCAGTCTGGTGGGCTGAGATGA
- the zgc:158296 gene encoding caveolin-2, with amino-acid sequence MMMVSDDCLVECKIDDSDEEQMNTPPPPPEFASKASTPAPKTPTPPANPSTPSPTRPVNRDPHGINKHLKVEVSDVLAEPAAPHSMDAVWTHSLVGFERTRIWTYRCLSLLFAVPLAFLCGFFLALLACLRVWFLVPCLQLSNTFLPCLRSVFMCAVNVFISPFCMSLALCCTQISISLSNKDLDHKRDKDTV; translated from the exons ATGATGATGGTAAGCGATGACTGTCTGGTGGAGTGTAAGATCGATGACAGTGATGAAGAACAGATGaacactcctcctcctcctccagaatTTGCATCCAAGGCTTCAACTCCGGCTCCCAAAACTCCAACGCCCCCTGCAAATCCCTCGACTCCTTCTCCGACCCGCCCAGTCAACAGAGACCCGCATGGCATCAACAAACACCTTAAG GTGGAGGTCAGTGACGTACTGGCTGAGCCTGCCGCGCCTCATAGCATGGACGCAGTGTGGACTCACAGTCTGGTCGGCTTTGAGAGGACTCGTATCTGGACATACCGCTGCCTCTCCCTGCTGTTTGCCGTGCCCCTTGCTTTCCTGTGCGGCTTCTTCCTGGCTCTCCTCGCCTGCCTACGGGTCTG GTTCCTGGTTCCCTGTCTACAGCTCAGCAACACCTTCCTGCCCTGCTTGCGCTCCGTGTTCATGTGCGCCGTGAACGTCTTCATCTCTCCCTTCTGTATGTCTCTCGCCCTCTGCTGCACTCAGATCTCCATCTCGCTGTCGAACAAAGACTTGGATCACAAAAGAGACAAAGACACTGTGTGA